In Tachypleus tridentatus isolate NWPU-2018 chromosome 7, ASM421037v1, whole genome shotgun sequence, a genomic segment contains:
- the LOC143257063 gene encoding apoptosis regulatory protein Siva-like isoform X2, which translates to MAKRKNPFFDEFPSQIKFHISPKEINLGVNMSTHMPGVYERTWQLLRDGARKQFAESTFDPLNCVVLSPPATPPGDNKQIQNIDESVVNQNDQLVPSKYRQEKFHEKSLHQRNIHFQSCGYCQKPSDLTGGFNCSFCHRSICSGCRRVCRACEGDFCPLCSTLRYDEYEEHAICLTCLS; encoded by the exons atggctAAAAGGAAAAACCCGTTTTTTGATGAATTTCCAAGTCAAATTAAGTTTCATATTAGCCCCAAAGAAATTAATTTAGGTGTGAATATGTCAACTCATATGCCTGGAGTATATG AACGAACTTGGCAGCTTCTACGAGATGGTGCCAGGAAACAGTTTGCAGAATCGACCTTTGATCCTCTCAACTGTGTAGTTCTCAGCCCTCCAGCAACTCCCCCTGGtgataacaaacaaatacaaaatatagatGAATCTGTTGTCAACCAGAATGATCAACTTGTTCCATCCAAGTACAGACAGGAAAAGTTTCATG AAAAGTCTCTGCACCAAAGAAATATTCACTTTCAAAGTTGTGGCTACTGTCAGAAACCATCAGACTTAACAGGTGGATTCAATTGCTCATTTTGTCATCGGTCCATTTGTTCTGGCTGTCGGCGGGTTTGTCGTGCCTGTGAAGGAGATTTTTGTCCACTTTGCTCTACTCTTAG GTATGACGAATACGAAGAACATGCCATCTGCCTGACGTGCTTAAGCTAA
- the LOC143257063 gene encoding apoptosis regulatory protein Siva-like isoform X1 — protein sequence MAKRKNPFFDEFPSQIKFHISPKEINLGVNMSTHMPGVYERTWQLLRDGARKQFAESTFDPLNCVVLSPPATPPGDNKQIQNIDESVVNQNDQLVPSKYRQEKFHEKSLHQRNIHFQSCGYCQKPSDLTGGFNCSFCHRSICSGCRRVCRACEGDFCPLCSTLRMVGLWNKLSSDVLEEVNLSMTNTKNMPSA from the exons atggctAAAAGGAAAAACCCGTTTTTTGATGAATTTCCAAGTCAAATTAAGTTTCATATTAGCCCCAAAGAAATTAATTTAGGTGTGAATATGTCAACTCATATGCCTGGAGTATATG AACGAACTTGGCAGCTTCTACGAGATGGTGCCAGGAAACAGTTTGCAGAATCGACCTTTGATCCTCTCAACTGTGTAGTTCTCAGCCCTCCAGCAACTCCCCCTGGtgataacaaacaaatacaaaatatagatGAATCTGTTGTCAACCAGAATGATCAACTTGTTCCATCCAAGTACAGACAGGAAAAGTTTCATG AAAAGTCTCTGCACCAAAGAAATATTCACTTTCAAAGTTGTGGCTACTGTCAGAAACCATCAGACTTAACAGGTGGATTCAATTGCTCATTTTGTCATCGGTCCATTTGTTCTGGCTGTCGGCGGGTTTGTCGTGCCTGTGAAGGAGATTTTTGTCCACTTTGCTCTACTCTTAG GATGGTTGGTCTTTGGAACAAGCTGTCTTCAGATGTTCTGGAGgaagtaaatttaa GTATGACGAATACGAAGAACATGCCATCTGCCTGA